A region from the Peptococcus niger genome encodes:
- the iadA gene encoding beta-aspartyl-peptidase has protein sequence MYCIYGADVYTPEAIGKQTIYISDEKIVAVDKGKPYGPLTEIIDGENLIIVPGFIDLHVHITGAGGEAGMASRTPELSIQAMLDAGITTVGGLLGTDTVTRSLENLLGKARGLTEEGVSAVIYTGGYNFPSPTLTGNIRKDIFLIPEVHGVKLSLADHRSSYPERIEIERILSDVRVGGMLRNKIFQLHIHIGDEMERLSILRRISEDRPHLAAHITATHLNRSEEVYQDGLLLVNKGANMDISTGLTSKNLHADTLTASEAVKRYVDKKLPLSNLTLSSDGNGSAAEYGIDGSIIGMSASSLNSLYEEFKIIVQEKILPLEGALKLITCNPAVRLGLDKKGKIAEGMDADILLLRKDLSIHSVIARGKCIYKNKDI, from the coding sequence ATGTATTGTATTTATGGTGCAGATGTTTATACACCAGAAGCAATTGGTAAGCAGACTATTTATATTTCAGATGAAAAAATTGTTGCAGTGGACAAAGGCAAACCCTATGGACCACTAACAGAAATTATTGATGGTGAAAATCTAATTATAGTGCCAGGATTTATTGATTTACACGTACATATCACTGGTGCAGGGGGCGAAGCTGGTATGGCTTCACGAACTCCTGAATTAAGCATACAAGCGATGCTAGATGCAGGGATAACGACAGTGGGTGGTCTTTTAGGGACAGATACAGTGACCCGCTCTTTAGAAAATTTGCTTGGAAAAGCTCGTGGTTTGACAGAAGAAGGTGTTAGCGCAGTTATTTATACAGGAGGGTATAACTTTCCGTCGCCAACCTTGACGGGAAATATACGTAAGGATATCTTTCTAATACCTGAAGTTCATGGTGTCAAGCTTTCGTTAGCTGATCATCGATCCAGTTATCCTGAAAGAATAGAAATTGAAAGAATTTTATCTGATGTGCGGGTTGGAGGAATGCTCCGCAATAAAATTTTTCAGTTGCATATACATATTGGCGATGAAATGGAGAGACTTTCTATTTTACGTCGCATTTCAGAAGATAGACCTCATTTAGCTGCCCATATTACGGCTACCCACCTCAACCGCTCAGAAGAAGTATATCAGGATGGATTACTTTTAGTAAATAAGGGTGCCAATATGGATATTTCTACAGGTTTAACTTCAAAAAATCTTCATGCAGACACATTAACAGCGAGTGAGGCCGTCAAAAGATATGTAGATAAAAAGTTGCCGCTGTCAAACTTGACCCTATCTAGTGATGGGAATGGTAGCGCAGCAGAATATGGTATTGATGGGTCTATTATTGGTATGAGTGCTTCAAGCTTAAATAGCTTATATGAAGAATTTAAAATTATTGTACAGGAAAAAATATTGCCATTAGAAGGGGCTTTAAAGCTAATAACATGCAATCCCGCAGTACGATTAGGACTGGATAAGAAAGGTAAAATTGCTGAAGGGATGGATGCAGATATTCTTTTGTTAAGGAAAGATTTAAGTATACACTCCGTTATTGCCCGAGGGAAATGTATTTATAAAAATAAAGATATTTAA
- the nhaC gene encoding Na+/H+ antiporter NhaC, whose product MSDTIKEYKKPSFGFALISIGTIVVLMAVGLIVFKANIQSLMLLAWVVFGLFAFRLGWRFEDLEAAAFRMIHQALQATILMAAVGVLIAAWISAGTVPTIIYAGLKVISPQFFLLTTALICAITSTATGSSWTTMGTVGLSMLGVGLGLGIPVGLTAGAIISGSYFGDKMSPLSDSTLLAAAVCKVPVFTHIRHMLYTTGPAMIIACILYTFLGFKYAGSGFDHGDINAILNGFNSIFKISWVTLLPALVVLIMIFKRVSAVFSVLIGAIVGLVIAVLYQGFDIQTVLSSVWMGFEPETNDELMISFLKRGGISSMMSTIALMLFALGLGGMMRETGVLHVILEGLSKGIKSIPRLVFSTMIVSYFSSAISGSMHFSAVITGTLMEDFFQKFNLRPENLSRIIEDCGTLGAALIPWSTNAVFIMGMLGVEYLEYLPYAFLNWIDPLISLFLGITGIAMTKLVVKRQ is encoded by the coding sequence ATGAGTGACACTATAAAAGAATATAAAAAACCAAGTTTTGGTTTTGCTTTAATATCAATTGGGACTATTGTTGTGCTAATGGCCGTTGGTCTTATTGTATTTAAAGCCAATATTCAATCGCTAATGCTTTTGGCTTGGGTCGTATTTGGACTTTTTGCATTTCGATTGGGCTGGCGATTTGAAGACTTGGAAGCTGCTGCCTTTCGAATGATTCATCAGGCTCTACAGGCAACAATTTTGATGGCAGCGGTTGGTGTATTAATTGCTGCATGGATTAGCGCTGGTACAGTGCCCACCATTATTTATGCGGGGCTCAAGGTTATCTCACCACAATTCTTTTTGTTAACAACAGCCTTAATATGTGCGATTACATCTACAGCAACAGGATCAAGTTGGACAACTATGGGAACGGTTGGCTTATCCATGTTAGGCGTTGGCCTTGGATTAGGGATTCCGGTGGGCTTAACGGCCGGGGCGATTATATCAGGGTCCTATTTTGGTGACAAAATGTCCCCTTTATCTGATAGTACACTCTTGGCTGCTGCGGTTTGCAAGGTCCCAGTATTCACTCATATTAGACATATGCTATACACTACCGGCCCTGCAATGATTATTGCATGTATTTTATATACATTTCTAGGCTTTAAATATGCTGGTAGTGGATTTGACCATGGGGATATTAATGCAATATTAAATGGTTTTAATTCTATCTTTAAAATTTCCTGGGTGACTTTACTCCCTGCTTTAGTAGTCTTAATAATGATTTTTAAAAGAGTATCGGCTGTTTTTTCTGTTTTAATAGGTGCCATAGTGGGTTTGGTAATAGCTGTACTTTATCAAGGATTTGATATTCAAACTGTTTTGAGCTCAGTTTGGATGGGGTTTGAACCGGAAACAAATGATGAATTAATGATTTCTTTTCTAAAACGTGGTGGTATTTCTAGCATGATGAGCACTATAGCCTTAATGCTTTTTGCCTTAGGTTTGGGTGGCATGATGCGTGAGACGGGCGTTCTTCATGTCATTTTGGAAGGATTATCTAAAGGAATTAAAAGTATTCCTCGTTTAGTTTTTTCAACAATGATTGTTAGTTATTTTAGCTCAGCTATTTCAGGTTCAATGCACTTTTCGGCAGTTATTACAGGTACATTAATGGAGGACTTTTTCCAGAAATTTAATCTTCGACCTGAAAACTTATCACGTATTATAGAAGATTGTGGGACATTGGGGGCTGCGTTAATACCTTGGTCAACAAATGCAGTTTTTATTATGGGGATGTTAGGAGTGGAGTATTTAGAGTACTTACCTTATGCATTTTTGAACTGGATAGATCCGTTAATTTCTCTTTTCTTGGGGATTACTGGTATTGCCATGACTAAGCTTGTCGTAAAAAGACAGTAA